A single Nicotiana tabacum cultivar K326 chromosome 5, ASM71507v2, whole genome shotgun sequence DNA region contains:
- the LOC142180712 gene encoding zinc finger BED domain-containing protein RICESLEEPER 2-like, whose translation MAENIMIDKLIGESGPSNSNVTSQSQSVQSKVKRQRKKRSVAWEQFGQIIDLEGNQKGVCKHCKREYFVDSKENGTKSPHMANCTKMPLDVAKSQSKIAFKPIPGGNKGDVDIIPWKFDQEQCRKALYRMVIVDELPFSFVEKEGFMKYESCTTFFEFLHVELEWEMHKRIINFCPISSHRGEDMANSIINCLKEWGLQKIFTVTDDNASSNDVTVKELSKKLTKWGTNSMNGKYLHVRCMSHIMNLVVQDGIKESTVSIERIRQAVRYIGQSPARWKKFQECCDEGNLVRKSLCLDVPTRWNSTYLMLNRAIEYESAILEYADHNIGLSRHLEFVDIVDGSSCMYTFE comes from the exons ATGGCTGAAAATATTATGATTGATAAGTTGATTGGTGAAAGTGGACCTTCTAATTCAAATGTGACATCACAATCTCAATCAGTACAATCAAAAGTAAAGAGACAAAGAAAAAAGAGGTCTGTTGCATGGGAACAATTTGGCCAAATTATTGATCTAGAAGGAAATCAAAAGGGTGTCTGTAAACATTGCAAAAGAGAATATTTTGTCGATTCAAAAGAAAATGGTACGAAATCACCACATATGGCCAATTGTACAAAAATGCCTTTAGATGTTGCAAAAAGTCAATCAAAAATAGCCTTTAAACCTATTCCGGGGGGTAATAAGGGTGATGTAGATATTATTccttggaaatttgatcaagaacAATGTAGGAAAGCTTTGTACCGTATGGTGATCGTGGATGAACTTCCTTTCAGCTTTGTTGAAAAAGAAGGTTTTATGAAATATGAAAGTTGCACAACCTTTTTTGAATTCCTTCACGTAGAACT TGAATGGGAAatgcataaaagaattatcaactTTTGTCCAATTTCTAGTCATAGGGGTGAAGATATGGCAAATagtattattaattgtttgaaAGAGTGGGGGTTACAAAAGATTTTCACTGTCACAGATGATAATGCTAGTTCAAATGATGTGACGGTGAAGGAGCTTTCTAAGAAGTTAACTAAATGGGGGACCAATTCCATGAATGGTAAATATCTTCACGTGAGGTGCATGTCTCATATTATGAATCTTGTTGTTCAGGATGGTATAAAAGAATCAACTGTGTCTATTGAACGTATTAGGCAAGCAGTGAGATATATCGGGCAGTCTCCTGCTAGGTGGAAAAAGTTTCAGGAATGTTGTGATGAAGGAAATCTAGTTAGGAAATCTTTATGTTTGGATGTTCCTACAAGATGGAATTCTACATACTTGATGTTGAACAGGGCTATTGAATATGAGAGTGCAATTTTAGAATATGCTGATCATAATA